CTTCACTTTGCATTTTGTTATAACTTCAAAATTTTCTATGCCGGTGTAATCCAGCGGATTGGAACACACCACCCGCAGCTGCCTGCCGGGATATAATTTTATGGGTATCAGCCTGAATTTCCTGAGGTTATCCGACGTTATGCGGGTTTCGTCGAGTATCTCGTTGGCTATGGTGAAATCTTCGCCGAGCTCTATGTACTGCTGCTTTGTCAGCCGGGCGATGTAATACGCAAGTTCCTGCGGTGTCATCGTAGCGGCGGGGTTAAAGGCCTTTTGGATTATTTTTGCCGAATACTGGGCGACTTCCTCCAGCAGATAGGCATCGGATTCGCTGAAATATCCCGGAGCTATGGATTTATTCAGCACCTGTATGGCGCCTATGACTTTGCCGTCCGCTTTAAGAGGAGACGTGATCATCGAGCGGGTCTGAAAACCCGTGTCTTTGTCAATGCCGGCGGCGTGGTCGGCGTCTTTGGAAACATCCTCAACGACCCTGCTTTTTCCCTCGGATATCACCTTGCCGACGATACCCGTATTGAGAGGCAGGGTGAGTTTCAGCAGAGTCTCTCTTTTAGCTTCATAAGATTTCTGCAGGGCGGGATTGCCTTTATACAGGTTTGGGGAAAAATAAACATGGCTGAACTTGATCTTGTCTTTGTCCACAAGATAAAGCGTTATTGATTCCGCGAAAAGGCTGTTGACTATTTTTTCTATTGTTATTCTGAGGACGGTGTTAAGCACCTCCGGAGAGATTTCTTTTTTGAATATTATCTCCCTCAGCAGCGGAGCGATGATACGGTTTAGTTTATCTTCTATACCGGCCATAAGATATTATCGGGCCCGCGGTTTTTTCAAGAGAGAAAATTATTTGCGGGCTTTTCTTCACTCGCTGTCGGGGACAATGAATTCGTCTAAGCTCCCGGGATTATAGGAACTCTTGTAGCCTGATTCGGGGCTCCGCAGTATCCGTATAGGTATCGCGCCGGCTTCTTTGGCGTATCTTATGTCGGAATCGGAGTCGCCGTAAAAAGCGTCGATACCGAGTTCTTCTATCAATTCTGTTTTTCCGCTGGGCGCGAAAAAGATATTGCTTTCAGGGATATCAAGCGTTTTGCTCATGAATTTTTTAAGAGCTTCCCCACCGGAATTATTACGCGCGGTTATGAGGAACACCTCATGCCCTTTTTGCTGATGGGCCTTTATGATCTCAACGGTTTTCGGTTTCAGGATAGAGACTTCCTCGTCGGATCTATTCACTATTGTCCAGAACTCATCCGTATAGGCCTGGGCGCCCTCGTAACCTTTGTCAAAAGCGGGAGAAGAAAACAGAACCGTATCGTCAATGTCCAATCCCACTTTTTTTACAGACGGGTCATCCAGCGCCGGAGTTGTTATGCCGGCGGATTCGCGGGCTTCTATAGCGGCCGGTGACGCACTCTGTTGCGGGACAACAGGCGGGGCGGCGCATCCGGCTAAAAATAACGCCGCGGTTAATGTCAAAAACAAGGATTTGAACTGTTTCATAATTTTATCTCCTAAATTACATCTCATAACAATTTTGCCGGGGGCGGGACTCCTTCTCCCCCAACGCTTTCGCGTTTCTTCCGAAGCCTGGCGCTCTCGCTGCCGTTCGCTACGCTCACTATCGTCCGCCGGACGCGCTTCGAGTCGCCTTCGAGTCCCTTGTCTGGACATATAATTTTGCCGGGGGCGGGACTCGAACCCGCAAGAGTTGCCTCATACGGCCCTCAACCGTACGTGTATGCCAGTTCCACCACCCCGGCGGAACAAAAAACTAATATATCAGCGCTGAGCCCCTTCCTGGGGGGCGGGCGCAGCCGCCGGCGGCACAGCCGGAAATTTCACACCCCGTTGTTTTACCGCCGCGGATATGGATATGGATGTGATAACAAAAAGAATGCCGAGCACGACCACGACCTTTTTTAAAAACTCATCCCCTGCCGGGCCCATCAGAAGGGAATCCGAGGAGCCGCCAAGAAATGACGATCCGGTCGCGCCGCGGCTGACCTGGATCAGAATTATAAATATCAGCGCCGTTGCTATTACCACATGACAAACAACCAGAAATGTATACATAAAATTACTCCTGCTTTAAGGCTTCTATTCCCGGCAGCACCCTGCCTTCCACGAATTCCAGCGATGCGCCCCCTCCGGTTGAAATATGGCTGAAATCACCAGCGACCCCGGTTTTGTTTATGGCCGATACGCTGTCGCCGCCGCCGGCGACCGAAACGGCTCCTGCTTTTGTGGATTCCGCTATTATCTCGGCGATTTTTTTTGTGCCTTCCGCGAACTCGTTTACTTCAAAAACCCCCATGGGCCCGTTCCAGAATATGGTTTTGGCTTTCTTTAAGATCCGGGAATATTTCTGCACCGTCTCAGGGCCTATGTCAACACCGTAAAAACCGTCGGGGATTGCAGATGATACGGAATTTTCAAGGGCTTCTTTAAACGATTTGCTTATCACATGGTCCGATGGCAGAAGAAGTTTTTCTCCGGCCGCCTCGGCGATTTCCTTCGCCTTTTCAAGAAACTCGTCCTCGACAAGCGACAGGCCGGTATTTTCCCCGCGGGCTTTAAGAAAGGTGTATGACATGGCTCCGCCGACAAGCAGATAGTCCACTTTTGACAGCAGGCTTTTCATGACCGATATTTTGGTGGATACTTTCGCCCCCCCGAGCACGGCCGCGAAGGGCCTGTTCGGGTTTTTAAGAAGCTCAGAAAGATATTTCACCTCTTTCTGTATCAGAAAGCCCGCCGCCGACGGCAAAAGAGCGGGAATACCTGCTGTTGAGGCATGCGCCCGGTGAGAAACAGCGAAAGCGTCCTGTATGAACACATCTCCGTAAGATGCGAGTTTTTTCGCGAAATTTGCGTCGTTGTTCTTTTCTTCGGAATAAAAACGCAGGTTTTCAAGCAGGGCTATGGAGCCCTGTGGAAGATTTTCGAGACCCTCTTTTGTATTATCGCCAGCGCAATCTTCAAAAAAATACACCTTTTGAGCGAGAAGTTTTTCAAGGCGCGGCAGAACGACTTTTAGCGAAAATTCCGGATCGGGGGCGCCCTTGGGCCTGCCGAGATGGCTCATAAGAATGATTGAGCGCGGCCGCTGTTCAAGGATGCTGTTTATGGTGGGCACATGAGCGCTCAGTCTTGTGTCGTCGCTGACTTCGCCGTTTTTTACAGGCACATTGAAATCAACCCGCACGAGGACTTTCTTGTCCCGGAGATCCATATCTTTCAGTGTTTTCATGAACTATTTTCCCTGCATATACTCTATAAGGTCGATAACCCTTGTGGCGTATCCCGTCTCATTGTCATACCATGCCAGGAGTTTCACCATGTCGCCGAAAACTTTAGTAAATCCGGCGTCGACGGTGGATGATTTGGGATTGCCGTTAAAATCTATCGAAACGAGAGGCTCTGTACAGACGGCCATGTATTTTCCGAGAGGGCCGTTCGCGGCCTTCACCAGCGCCGCGTTGACTTCTTCGGCTGTGGTTTCTTTTCCGACCTGCACAACGACATCTACCACGGACACGTTCGGGGTGGGAACGCGTATCGCGAAACCGTCCATTTTGCCTTTCAGTTCAGGTATCACAAGCCCTATGGCTTTGGCGGCTCCCGTAGTTGTCGGTATCATTGAGGCCGACGCTGTTCTGGCGCGGCGAAGATCTTTGTGCGGCGCGTCCAGAACATTCTGATCGTTGGTGAAAGAATGAATCGTTGTCATAAGGCCTTTTTTAATGCCAAAGGAGTCCATCATCACTTTCATCGGCGGCGCCAGGCAGTTTGTCGTGCAGGAGGCGTTGGAGATGATGAAATGTTTGGAAGCGTCATATTTATCTTCATTGACGCCCATCACTATTGTTATATCCTCCTCCTTTGCCGGCGCTGATATTATCACTCTTTTTGCCCCCGCTTTAAGATGCTTAGAGGCCTTGTCTTTACTTGTGAAAAGTCCTGTTGACTCAACGACTATTTCCACGCCCAGATCTTTCCACGGAAGAGCTTCAGGATCCCTTTCGGCAAAAACTTTGATCTCTTTACCGTCGATGACCAGGCTGTTCGCCTTTGCTTCCACGGAGCCGGGAAAAGTGCCGAAGGTGGAATCGTATTTAAAAAGATGCGCGAGAGTTTTAGTGTCCGCAAGGTCGTTTACGCCCATAAACTCAATGTTCTTAGAGTTTAATCCGGCTTTAAGCACCAGGCGGCCTATGCGGCCGAATCCGTTAATACCAACTTTTGTCATTTTACATCCTCCATTTTGGAACATTAATTCAAAAATCCTTCAATCCTTCGTTTCGCTATTTTGAGATGGGAATATCCCGCTCAATCAAGTTTTGATTATACAAGTTTTTATAAAATTGTAAAAGACCGTTAAACACGAGCGCCTGATCTTTTTTGTAGCGGAACGA
The Candidatus Omnitrophota bacterium genome window above contains:
- the secG gene encoding preprotein translocase subunit SecG; amino-acid sequence: MYTFLVVCHVVIATALIFIILIQVSRGATGSSFLGGSSDSLLMGPAGDEFLKKVVVVLGILFVITSISISAAVKQRGVKFPAVPPAAAPAPQEGAQR
- a CDS encoding phosphoglycerate kinase; translation: MKTLKDMDLRDKKVLVRVDFNVPVKNGEVSDDTRLSAHVPTINSILEQRPRSIILMSHLGRPKGAPDPEFSLKVVLPRLEKLLAQKVYFFEDCAGDNTKEGLENLPQGSIALLENLRFYSEEKNNDANFAKKLASYGDVFIQDAFAVSHRAHASTAGIPALLPSAAGFLIQKEVKYLSELLKNPNRPFAAVLGGAKVSTKISVMKSLLSKVDYLLVGGAMSYTFLKARGENTGLSLVEDEFLEKAKEIAEAAGEKLLLPSDHVISKSFKEALENSVSSAIPDGFYGVDIGPETVQKYSRILKKAKTIFWNGPMGVFEVNEFAEGTKKIAEIIAESTKAGAVSVAGGGDSVSAINKTGVAGDFSHISTGGGASLEFVEGRVLPGIEALKQE
- the gap gene encoding type I glyceraldehyde-3-phosphate dehydrogenase, translated to MTKVGINGFGRIGRLVLKAGLNSKNIEFMGVNDLADTKTLAHLFKYDSTFGTFPGSVEAKANSLVIDGKEIKVFAERDPEALPWKDLGVEIVVESTGLFTSKDKASKHLKAGAKRVIISAPAKEEDITIVMGVNEDKYDASKHFIISNASCTTNCLAPPMKVMMDSFGIKKGLMTTIHSFTNDQNVLDAPHKDLRRARTASASMIPTTTGAAKAIGLVIPELKGKMDGFAIRVPTPNVSVVDVVVQVGKETTAEEVNAALVKAANGPLGKYMAVCTEPLVSIDFNGNPKSSTVDAGFTKVFGDMVKLLAWYDNETGYATRVIDLIEYMQGK